The sequence below is a genomic window from Longimicrobium sp..
ACCGCAGGCGCTTGGAAGTCGCTACGACCAGTGTCCAGCAGATCCGGACGGCGAACGCCCCCGCAACCCAGGCCACCCACAGAAACAAGGTTGCGCGTACCTTCAGGCGCAACGGGGAAAAGTGGATTCTGGAGGAAATCGAGGTTTCCAGCGAGGTGCAAACCGAGAAGGCCAGGTTTGAGAGCCGGCAGACAACGAGGGTTCGCAACGTCCGTTGGCACGAAAACAGAGGAAAGGACGCGGAGCGAAGTGTCCGCCGCGCCAGGATTGCCGAGGGTCTTCTACAGCCCTCCGCCACGCCCCGCCTGAACTTCGATAGCTGTTTGATCGACGACTATGGGAATCCGTGTCCGACGGAAGAACCGCCGCCGCCACCCACTGGTGGTGGGACTACAGTGCCGGACTACTGTATCGGGGCTGCCCCGAACGGGCGGAACGTCCTGTTCCAACACGGCATCATGAGTAAGCGGAGTACGTGGGGCGATTTCCCGGAGCGGATGTCTCAGATCCTGATCCTTGGCTGTAGGTTTCGACCCAACCTCGACTCCAACGAGCGGCTGGCGAACCAGGCCGGAGCGCTTGCCGACTCCATCCGTCAGTACGGTCGCGGTAGTCTGCTCCTGGTCGGGCACAGTCAGGGAGGGCTTATCTCGCGCTACGTCGCGCAGCACAATCCGGAACTGGTAAACGGAGTCGTGACGCTTGGGACACCCCATCAGGGTGCGCCGATTGTCAGGACGAACAAAGCAATCATTACGGCGGTTCTAAGCATTCCCGCAGCCGCCGCGTACGCCGGCTGCGGCAGTCCGACAGGGGTGCGTTGCAGCGCGGGAGCGTTCCTGATTGGCTCGTCGGTGGAACTTGGGAAACGCGGCGCGGACGCGGCGGTCCCAGCGTACATCGACCTCAAGCCAGGGAGTGAATTCCAACAACAGCTAAACGCGCCGTACGAGGCGTTCCCGAACGCCGGCATCCAGAGCTACCCGAGCCGGATTTTCATTGAGTGGCGACTTGGGTTCGATCTGAAGGGTCCGGATCAAGGGCGCAAGGGCGTGAAAGCCGCGTACTGGACCACGGGTGCCACTACGGCCTGCGCCGTCGTGAGCTGGTTCGTAGGGCGGGCTGACAAAGCGGCACAATGTGCTACTACCACGGCGGCGCTCATCGCTTTCGACTTGATGTGGAACGGATTGGTTTCCGGCTTCGGAAAGAGCGACGGCATCGTCCCTGGTTCGTCCCAGGTTTACCCCAATGCTCGCCGGAACTATCCGATGCGGGATGGGGCTCCTTCGCATACGGGCGAAACGCAGAGCTATGAGACGCAGAAGGCATTGCGTGCCGTCCTGTCCGATGTGATGGGGGTGCCGGTACGGTGACTCAGACCTCCTCCAACGGACTCGGACCGGTGCTCTGTACCAAACCCCGGCGGGA
It includes:
- a CDS encoding esterase/lipase family protein → MDLLITPSASLVRRCCVTFSAALVLGGCGGDDTPVGPPARVGPGSVPLGAVMPVDGAINSQDTWVTYDAYRDQSSTVYSDQPIYDARTEQYTSTMAVSTPVQPLHAEAGYDYNGTLRYNEYRQVASDDPADTPVDETSRIQVVGSDVIVYDNAGQATQGAEVDATEPALAEVGPLDGAQVTGGVVMDHDPVNGTAAYSMSGSDAPAPKTLVIPLGRDRRRLEVATTSVQQIRTANAPATQATHRNKVARTFRRNGEKWILEEIEVSSEVQTEKARFESRQTTRVRNVRWHENRGKDAERSVRRARIAEGLLQPSATPRLNFDSCLIDDYGNPCPTEEPPPPPTGGGTTVPDYCIGAAPNGRNVLFQHGIMSKRSTWGDFPERMSQILILGCRFRPNLDSNERLANQAGALADSIRQYGRGSLLLVGHSQGGLISRYVAQHNPELVNGVVTLGTPHQGAPIVRTNKAIITAVLSIPAAAAYAGCGSPTGVRCSAGAFLIGSSVELGKRGADAAVPAYIDLKPGSEFQQQLNAPYEAFPNAGIQSYPSRIFIEWRLGFDLKGPDQGRKGVKAAYWTTGATTACAVVSWFVGRADKAAQCATTTAALIAFDLMWNGLVSGFGKSDGIVPGSSQVYPNARRNYPMRDGAPSHTGETQSYETQKALRAVLSDVMGVPVR